TTGCCGACCTGCAGCCCGCTGTTGGCCCCTTGGTCCAGAAAGACCACGTCATATTGGCTCAGGGTGATCTTTCCTTCCCCCCCATCGACGATATAGCCGCTGACCGGAGCTTCGGCCTTCTTGAGAGCCACCTCGAGGGGCTGGTCATCCACAGGCAGCAGCAGGGCACCGCGCTGAATTTCACTGGTGGAGGAGGTGATGACCGCCGTGGCGACATCTTGATCGATCTGGATGAGCTCTACGGTGCCGAGTCTGGTGATGCGATGGCCTACCTTCTGGCCGGTCACGGGATGCTTGACCTCGTCACCGAGATCGATGACGGTGAAGCGGTCGCCCGGGCGCGCATCGCCGAGATTTTTCATCTCGAGAAAGACGGTCTCGCCCGTTGCCATCAGCAGACGGTTGTCGATCGTGTCGACCAGGGTGCCGAGGGCATCGATCCCCTCGGACGAAATAAAGCCGGGAGAACCGCCCTGGGTCGAGATAGTGATGACTTCCTGCGGTTCGATGCCCGCCTCTTCAATGGCTTTTTCCAGGCTCTCCGGTTCTGCCGGCGCGGCCTGAACCATTTCGGGGATGATTTCTATGCGCCCATCGCGGATGGCGATTTTCTGGCCGGGGTAGATAAGGTGGGGATTGCCGATGAACGGATTATGGGACCAGAGGTTGGGCCAGTAGTCGGTGTCCTTGAGGAATCGTTCGGAAATACCCCACAGGGTGTCCCCTTTCTGGATGATGTAGGTCTGGGACTTGCCCTGCGCGAAGGCGCAAAGAGGCATGAGCAGCAGGCAGGTGAGCAGCAGCAGTTTCTTGATGGTCATATCGATCCCCCTGGTCATCGGATAGTGAAAACGCAAAGTGATTAACGCGCCGGCAGAGGTTTGCGGGCAGCGGTGCTGTCGGGATACAGGCGACGCAATTCCAGAAGCGCCAGGTCGGCCTGCTCCGGCAGGTTGACTTTCAGCAGGGCTTCCGCTTTCCGGAAAAGGGCGTCCGGTGCCTTGGCGGCACGGGGATAGTCGTCGACCACTTTCTGGAAGGCTTCGATGGCCCTGACATGATTATTCTGGGCGTAGTAGCATTCTCCGAGCCAATATTGGGCATTGCCGGCATAGTCGTTGGACGGATAGACCTTTAAAAACGTTTCAAAGCCGCTGATTGCCTGATTGTAGCGACCGGAAGCATAGTCTCCGAAGGCTTTGAGGTAGATTTCCGTCGGGGTCTGGGAGGCCGCGGAAGCGCCGGCAGGGGCCGTGTTCTCGCCAGTCATGGCCGCGTTTTGCCCGACCGCAGTGACTTTTTGCGCGGTCATGGCCTGGCGCATTTCATCGAGAGCGGCCTGCTGGTCAAAGACGCGGGCTTCGAGCAGCACCATGTTGTCCTGCAGTCGCTCCACTTTTTGGGCGAGTTCTTCCTGGCTGCCCGCCAGTTGGGCCAGGGACTGGTTGAGTTGCCTCCCGTCCCCGGAAGGGGTTGCGGCCACGCAGCCGAAAGTCAGGGAGGCGGCCAAAAAGGTCAGAGCCAGGGCGATGAGTCTTTGCATGAGTCGATCCTCTTGATGGCGACAGTCACCGGTAAGTTCATGAAACCTGTCTAAAACTATAAGCTTTTCAGCCCCCTGTCAAGGATCAATAGCCTTCGTGATACTTCGCCAAAGAGAAATATCCTGCGGTCTTCTCGAGCCTTTGTGCTATAGTGCGCCCCACGAAAAACAGGAGGACCTATCCCTATGACCAAGCCGGAGCTTCTGGCCCCCGCCGGCGATATGGAAAAACTCGAAACCGCCCTGGATTATGGCGCCGATGCCGTCTATGTCGGCGGCGACCAGTTCGGTCTGCGGGCCATGGCCGGCAACTTCTCCGTGGCGGAGCTGGCGCGGGCGCAGGAACGGGTGCGGGAGCGGGACAAAAAACTCTATCTTACCCTCAATGCCTATCTGCGCCCGGCCCAGATGCCGGAGCTTCGCCGCACCCTGGAAGAGCTGCGCCCCCTCGACCTTGACGCCTATATTATTTCCGATCCCGGCGTGCTGGCGGTGGTGCGCGAAGTGGATTCCGCGCGGGAACTTCACCTCTCCACCCAGGCCAACACCACCAACGCCCAGGCGGCCCGCTTCTGGCAAGAGACCGGAGTCGAACGCGTCAATCTGGCGCGAGAGCTCACACTGGAGGAGATTCGTCACATCCGCCGCGAGACGACAGTCGGGCTCGAGGTCTTTGTCCATGGTGCCATGTGCGTGGCTTACTCGGGGCGCTGCCTCCTCTCGACGGCCCTGACCGGTCGCAGCGCCAACGCCGGTGCCTGCGCCCAGCCCTGCCGCTGGAACTACGCTCTGATGGAAGAGACCCGCCCCGGCCAGTATTTCCCCATCGAAGAGGATGATCGCGGCAGCTACGTCTTCAACAGTCGCGATCTCTGTCTGCTCGAATACCTGCCCGATCTCGTCGGCGCCGGCGTCGACAGCCTCAAGATCGAGGGGCGCATGAAGACCCTCTACTATGTCGCCGCCGTCACCCGGGTCTATCGCGCCGCCCTCGACGCCTATGCGGCCGATCCCGCCGGCTATGTCATGGATCCCGCCTGGCTGGAGGAGCTGGACAAGGTCAGCCATCGCCCCTATGACCGGGGTTTCCTCTTCGGCGCCGAAGATGCGCTCGTCCATGCGGCCGATTCACGCTACCAGCGCACCCACGATTTCGTCGGCATCGTCCGTCGGGTCGACGATGGCGGCCGCCTGCTGGTGGAGTGCCGCAACCGCTTCTTTCCTGGCGAAGAGCTGGAATTGATCGGGCCCGCCATGCGTCAGGCCCAGTTTGTGGCGGGAGAGCTGACGGCTGAGGGGGGGGGCGCGCTGGAAGTCGCCCAGCCCAATGCCCTGGTGCTGCTACCGGGACCGGCGGGGACACGCCAGGGGGATCTGCTGCGACGGCAGAAAGTCGCCGGCTGAAATCAGGGCCTGCCCGCCAAAAAGCGTCGCCGGCTGGTGGTCCTTTGGCTGTCCGCCGCCATTGAGGTGGCGTGGGGACAGCGGCCGGCTGCCCGGTAGCTGCTCCGGTGGTCCCCTCTGTCTGTTGGCATTGTATTTGTATCGGCGTGAGCATTGCGTCCTGCGTTTTAATCCCACGTTAATGACAATCGCCGCCTTCCCGTCGGGGGCGGCAACCTGCGAGGAGGAATAGAATGAAACGACTTCTGTTGTCTGGTGTGATGGTGCTGCTGCTGGCTACGACGGCAATGGCGGGAAAATACGATATCCGCTTTTTGGATACCTTAGGGAACGACACGTTTGAGGACTTTGTCAAAGAGGCGGGCGTCGTGACGGCCTACCGCGGTCTGGCTCCGGCCGAACCTCAGGGGATCACCGGCTTCGATATCGGCGTCGAGGTCAGCGCCATCGATATCCAGTCCTCTGTCTGGGACGAGGTCTTCACCAGCGGCGACGCGCCCGACTATTTGCCGGTTCCCCGCCTGCACGTTCGCAAGGGACTCCCTTTCAATCTTGACGTCGGCGCCATCTATTCGGAAATCCCCGACTCCAATATCAAACTCTATGGCGGCGAAGTGCAGTGGGCGCTGCTGGAGGGGACCATGGCCACCCCCGCTCTGGCTCTTCGCGGCAGCTACACCACTCTGGAAGGGGTGGACGACCTGAGCCTGAAGACCTACGCCGCCGATGCGGTGATCAGCAAAGGCTTTGCCATGCTGACCCCCTATGCCGGTATCGGGGTGGTGCAGATCGAAGGCAAGTACGATGGCAGCGATCCCACCCTCCAGGCTGAACTCAAGGATCAGGATTTCACTGAGACCCGCTACTTCGGCGGCGTGCAGTTTGCCCTGCTGCTGGCCCGGGTGACGGTGGAGGCCGAGTACCTCGAAAATCCCGTCTATTCCATGAAGTTGAGTTTCGGCTGGTAAAGTGTGTTTCATGCACGAAAAAAAGCGGCTCCTTAAGGGGGTCGCTTTTTTCACGAGTTTGCTTGACCGCACGTGATCAGATCATGCTGTTTGTTGTTCTTCGCGACTGCTTTAACAGGAGTGGCTTTGCGGCAGGTCACGGCAGAAGCGGGAGCGTTTGGTCTTGAAATCCCCCGATGTTAATCTGAGTCAAAATTGAGCGAATAAGCGACCGGGCAGGTGTCGATGCGGAAAATGAACGAAACAGAGTCACCCCGAATCGGGTATTGGATGAAATCCGACTGGCCGCTAAGGCTGACTCCGGTGAGGCTCGTGGTTTTCCTCGCAGTGATTATCTTTGTGGCTGAATTCTCGGTCATGCTGATTCTGGCTCTTTTGCCTCCCTTGTCCTCTGGTACGGAGGCGTTGATCGATTCGACCATCCTGCTGCTACTCCTCTCCCCCACCTACTTTTCCCTCTTTTTGCCCCTCAAGCGCTATTATCAAGAACATCTGCGGGCTGATGAAGAGGTCCGCTTCCTTACACGCCGCATGCTGACCGTGGTTGAGGATGAAAAAAAACGCATCGCACGGGATCTCCATGATGCCAGTGGACAGACAATTGCCGCCCTGCAGTACAAGGTAGGGGCTCTCAGTTCAACGCTTCCTCCTGAAATAAGCCAAGAGCGCAAAGAGCTGTTTGGAAGCGTAGACCAGCTGGTCCATCAGCTCAGTGATCAGGTTCGCAGCCTGATGGGGCAATTGCGTCCTCAAATGCTTGAGCATTTCGGCATTGTGGAAACCCTGGAATGGTATCTGACGGAACTCGGGGAACAACGCCGTGATCTTTCCTTCAGTTTCCACCACAACGGAAGTTCGGAGCGGTATTCCGCTGAGACGGAGATCGCCCTGTTCCGTACCTGTCAGGAAGCCCTCAACAACGCACTCCGGCATGCCGGCGCAAATCGCATCGAGGTGCATCTGGAGAGAAACGAAGCATCTGTTCGGTTGAGAATTTGTGATGACGGCTGCGGTTTTGATCCGTTGTTGGCTCGTCAACGCAAGCGACGTCTGGACGGCATCGGTCTTCTCGGAATGCGCGAAAGGATCGAATCCCTGGATGGAAAACTGACAATCGATTCAGCACCCGGGCGGGGTACGTCAATCCTTGCCGAAATACCTGTTCTCTGAGAGGGAGTATGCCCACTGAAGCAATCAAAATTCTTCTGGTCGATGATCATGCTCTTGTCCGTGAGGGGCTCAGGCAATTGATTGAGACGCAAAGTGACCTGAAGGTTGTGGGAGAAGCGAAGGACGGCTCGGAGGCCCTCCGCCTGTGCCGGGAGCTGCGACCGGACATCGTGTTGCTGGATATCGCCATGCCGCGGATGAGTGGGCTCGTGGCGGTTTCACTTATTCGAGAGGCCGTGCCTGAAACGAAAATCATCATTCTTTCCATGTACGAAAAAGAAGCTTATGCCCACCACGTTTTGAGTGCCGGGGCTCGCGGTTATCTGCTGAAGGGGGCACCAAGCAGCGATGTTTTTGCTGCTCTCCGTGCCGTTCACCGGGGAGAGTTTTATTTCAGCCATCAAATGCACAAAACCATGATCAACAGCTATCTGGGCAAGGATCGGGAGACGCCGAATCTCGGCAACTATGAGTTGCTGACAGAGCGGGAGAAGCAGGTCTTCCTTCTTACTGTTCAGGGAAATTCAACGATAGAAATCAGCAAGATCCTTTGCGTCAGTCCCAAGACGATTGAAAAACATCGCGGCAATTTCGGTAGCAAGCTCGGGGTGAGCTCGCTTGTTGAAATGATTCGCTATGCCATGCGTATCGGGGTCATCAATCCCGACGAATGGGCCAATTGAGATTTTTCTTTACCCGTCAAGTAGGAAAATCCGCATCCTTTCTGGGGGGTCCCCCCCATAGACCCCGTCCCTTCACCTGGTCCATAGTAAAAATTAAGCTACGGGCGGAGTGTGCCCTCGCTTCGATCTCGGTCTGGTCTATTCCGTGCGTATTTTTATGGTAGCGTGGGAAGTTCCTTTCGTGAGTGGGGTTTTTCCGGAGGCTTTCAATCCCGGGCCGTGTCATACCTCTGTTGCTGTGAATCCGTAAATATGTGAGAAGGTTTTCGGCCATGAAGCACCCTGACTATGCTTGCTATATCGTTGTTTTGATGCTGCTGTTGCTGTCCGGATTTCCTGCCCGTGCCGAACTGGATGCTGTTTCAGGTTGGCCTGATCCTCTCACGCCTTCTGCTCTTACCGAAATCCGGAGCGATGGGCTGCCGGACGACGTGGCAATCAGCCTGGCCAACGGTTTCCCACTTTGGTATCAGGACAGCTCAGGTGTAAAATTGGAGTTGTGCCTGGAACAGGAGGTTGAGCGGATGGGGGGTGGTCTCTTCAGACCGTGCCTGACGGAAGAGCCGATTCTGTCCCAGCCGATTTCCTTTCCAATCAATTTCGGTTCGGAAGCCTCCTATTGGTCCGTGACCGGGGTAACTACCTTCAGCAGTACTTTCGGGGCGGGAGACGCGCTGCTGGTGATGTCGCAGCAAGCAGCTTTCCTGAACGAAATTCCCCATGAGAACGAGCAGGCTGTGTTTAGCCGCATTCGGTTGAGGATCAACGTGCCCGTCCCGGGGGACTATCAGGTTTCCCATCCCTTCGGAAGTCGAACGTACACGGTTGCAACAGTACTGGCAGAACGGGATATCTCCCAAACCCAGGATGTTGGTGGAACGTTCAGCCTTGACTTTCTCACAACGCTCGCCGATGCGACTCCCCCACCGTCTCCACTCGCCCCTCTGGTGCCTTCAATCGACGAAGCTATCGTTAACCAGGACGGCCGCAGCATCGGGCCCTTTCTCGAGGGGAATCCCTCTGTCCGGGTGCTGGATGCCTCGGGAAACCAGTACCTGGCGGATACCGGGTCAGACCTGGCACCTCTTGAGATCCCCCTTGAACCCGGTCCTGGAGGGGCTGTTTTTTCAATCACGCTCCTGACGCCCCCCGATACCGATTTTCGGCTGGATGCCGGCGGTGTCGACGGTGTCGTGGACAATACCGTGACGATCAGTCGTTTTCAGGTCATGGGCAAGATATTCAACGATGGGCCGAATCTCATGCCGCTCGCCGTCGATGACTTTGCTGCCACCTCACCGGGAGTTCCCGTTGTTATTGATGTGGCAATCAACGACATTGACCCTCCTGCTTACGATCCCAATGACGCCTACAACCCTCTTAACCCCGCCAACACCAATGTGCATGGGCTCCATCCGCAGGGGCTGGGGATCGTGGATGGGGAAAGTATCCTGCGCACAGACACATTCACGACGACCCGAGGTGCCACGGTGCGCCGGATCATCGACCTGTCCACCGGTCGTTCCCGTTTCTTGTATACGCCCCTGGATGACGTGTCGGCGCTGGGTGAGGACCGCTTTGAATATGTGATTCAGGACAAGGGTGGGCTCGTTTCGGCCCCGGCCACCGTCACCGTACAGGTTGAGGAAGTGGCAGTCGACCAGGCCGAATACCGGCCACGTATCGGCAGGTGGCAGATTGGCGGTAGCACTAATGATACCACCGACAACAGTATCACCCTGCGGGTCGGGCCGAGGGCTCTACTCGCCGGGGAAAATCTCGTCGTACCGGTTGCGTCTGAGGCGACCGGCACGGTGGCCTTGCGTATGGGGGAAGCCGGCATTGAATACCAGGTGCGCATCGACCCCCTTCCTCTCACGCCGGTGCAGAGTATCCAGCTTTATGCAGGAGCTCCCGAAAGCAGCGGCCAAGCCTTCTTTTCACTCTTTAACGCGGCGTTCGAGGGGGGATTTCCGGGTGAGGCAGAAGGCCTCCTGACCTCCAGTGACCTGCTGACCGCTCCCGATGCTGAAATCAGCAGTTTTGCCGATGCTGTCGATAAGATCCTGGCGGGAGAGGCCTACGTCAGTGTCGCGTCCTCCGCTTATCCCGATGGTGAGATCGGGGGGCAGCTGGTGAGCCCGCTTATCGGCATCGCTCCGGTACAAGACGACGGAACCTGGATCTTTAAGGGGAAGTCAACCGCAAGCCCCGGTACATTGAGGAGCGTCGATGCTTTTTCCACCAACGGCAACCGGGTCCTGGGCCAACCGTTGCTTCTGCGCTGAGTGGGGAGGAACCTTGGCCAGGACAGGTTCAGGAAATCCGGTAATGCGTGGTGAGATCACGGTTGTCGCCACCTTGCGGTACATACGGCAGAGAGGGTTCTTGATGATATTCCTATCTACGGCAAGACGTCTGCGTCAGATCCTGTTCGCACTTTTGATTGTTCAGCTGACAGCCGCTTCCATGGTAGCCGCCGCGGATCCCGTATCGCTGAAGACCGTTCCGGTTCCTGAGCCGGAAAATCTCGCCCGATTTGTTGCTGAAAGGGGGGCAGCCATCCGTCTGGGCAAGGCCCTTTTCTGGGACGTTCAGGTCGGCAGTGATGGCCTGACCGCCTGTGCCACCTGCCATTTTCACGCCGGGAGCGATCATCGGACGAAGAATACACTTTCGGCTGGACCTGATGGCCTGTTTGATATTCTCGGCCGCGCCAATATGACCACGATGGGGGGGG
The sequence above is a segment of the Desulfuromonas sp. KJ2020 genome. Coding sequences within it:
- a CDS encoding DUF6588 family protein translates to MKRLLLSGVMVLLLATTAMAGKYDIRFLDTLGNDTFEDFVKEAGVVTAYRGLAPAEPQGITGFDIGVEVSAIDIQSSVWDEVFTSGDAPDYLPVPRLHVRKGLPFNLDVGAIYSEIPDSNIKLYGGEVQWALLEGTMATPALALRGSYTTLEGVDDLSLKTYAADAVISKGFAMLTPYAGIGVVQIEGKYDGSDPTLQAELKDQDFTETRYFGGVQFALLLARVTVEAEYLENPVYSMKLSFGW
- the ybgF gene encoding tol-pal system protein YbgF — encoded protein: MQRLIALALTFLAASLTFGCVAATPSGDGRQLNQSLAQLAGSQEELAQKVERLQDNMVLLEARVFDQQAALDEMRQAMTAQKVTAVGQNAAMTGENTAPAGASAASQTPTEIYLKAFGDYASGRYNQAISGFETFLKVYPSNDYAGNAQYWLGECYYAQNNHVRAIEAFQKVVDDYPRAAKAPDALFRKAEALLKVNLPEQADLALLELRRLYPDSTAARKPLPAR
- a CDS encoding ATP-binding protein, whose translation is MVFLAVIIFVAEFSVMLILALLPPLSSGTEALIDSTILLLLLSPTYFSLFLPLKRYYQEHLRADEEVRFLTRRMLTVVEDEKKRIARDLHDASGQTIAALQYKVGALSSTLPPEISQERKELFGSVDQLVHQLSDQVRSLMGQLRPQMLEHFGIVETLEWYLTELGEQRRDLSFSFHHNGSSERYSAETEIALFRTCQEALNNALRHAGANRIEVHLERNEASVRLRICDDGCGFDPLLARQRKRRLDGIGLLGMRERIESLDGKLTIDSAPGRGTSILAEIPVL
- a CDS encoding U32 family peptidase, with protein sequence MTKPELLAPAGDMEKLETALDYGADAVYVGGDQFGLRAMAGNFSVAELARAQERVRERDKKLYLTLNAYLRPAQMPELRRTLEELRPLDLDAYIISDPGVLAVVREVDSARELHLSTQANTTNAQAARFWQETGVERVNLARELTLEEIRHIRRETTVGLEVFVHGAMCVAYSGRCLLSTALTGRSANAGACAQPCRWNYALMEETRPGQYFPIEEDDRGSYVFNSRDLCLLEYLPDLVGAGVDSLKIEGRMKTLYYVAAVTRVYRAALDAYAADPAGYVMDPAWLEELDKVSHRPYDRGFLFGAEDALVHAADSRYQRTHDFVGIVRRVDDGGRLLVECRNRFFPGEELELIGPAMRQAQFVAGELTAEGGGALEVAQPNALVLLPGPAGTRQGDLLRRQKVAG
- a CDS encoding CHRD domain-containing protein — protein: MKHPDYACYIVVLMLLLLSGFPARAELDAVSGWPDPLTPSALTEIRSDGLPDDVAISLANGFPLWYQDSSGVKLELCLEQEVERMGGGLFRPCLTEEPILSQPISFPINFGSEASYWSVTGVTTFSSTFGAGDALLVMSQQAAFLNEIPHENEQAVFSRIRLRINVPVPGDYQVSHPFGSRTYTVATVLAERDISQTQDVGGTFSLDFLTTLADATPPPSPLAPLVPSIDEAIVNQDGRSIGPFLEGNPSVRVLDASGNQYLADTGSDLAPLEIPLEPGPGGAVFSITLLTPPDTDFRLDAGGVDGVVDNTVTISRFQVMGKIFNDGPNLMPLAVDDFAATSPGVPVVIDVAINDIDPPAYDPNDAYNPLNPANTNVHGLHPQGLGIVDGESILRTDTFTTTRGATVRRIIDLSTGRSRFLYTPLDDVSALGEDRFEYVIQDKGGLVSAPATVTVQVEEVAVDQAEYRPRIGRWQIGGSTNDTTDNSITLRVGPRALLAGENLVVPVASEATGTVALRMGEAGIEYQVRIDPLPLTPVQSIQLYAGAPESSGQAFFSLFNAAFEGGFPGEAEGLLTSSDLLTAPDAEISSFADAVDKILAGEAYVSVASSAYPDGEIGGQLVSPLIGIAPVQDDGTWIFKGKSTASPGTLRSVDAFSTNGNRVLGQPLLLR
- a CDS encoding LysM peptidoglycan-binding domain-containing protein → MTIKKLLLLTCLLLMPLCAFAQGKSQTYIIQKGDTLWGISERFLKDTDYWPNLWSHNPFIGNPHLIYPGQKIAIRDGRIEIIPEMVQAAPAEPESLEKAIEEAGIEPQEVITISTQGGSPGFISSEGIDALGTLVDTIDNRLLMATGETVFLEMKNLGDARPGDRFTVIDLGDEVKHPVTGQKVGHRITRLGTVELIQIDQDVATAVITSSTSEIQRGALLLPVDDQPLEVALKKAEAPVSGYIVDGGEGKITLSQYDVVFLDQGANSGLQVGNLLNITREREASDLAIQSKNLTLPEVLLGAAVVIETRPESASALVLKSVAPMYRGDRVTALTE
- a CDS encoding response regulator transcription factor: MPTEAIKILLVDDHALVREGLRQLIETQSDLKVVGEAKDGSEALRLCRELRPDIVLLDIAMPRMSGLVAVSLIREAVPETKIIILSMYEKEAYAHHVLSAGARGYLLKGAPSSDVFAALRAVHRGEFYFSHQMHKTMINSYLGKDRETPNLGNYELLTEREKQVFLLTVQGNSTIEISKILCVSPKTIEKHRGNFGSKLGVSSLVEMIRYAMRIGVINPDEWAN